A stretch of Myroides oncorhynchi DNA encodes these proteins:
- a CDS encoding NAD(P)-dependent oxidoreductase, with translation MRILANDGIPEEVKIDLEGLGFEVKEVRVAHEQLVNYTSKNEIEILLLQQGTLLNKAMIDELSFLKAIVFAGTQIDLDIIDYIKGCGIKVIWAEEALSNATAELVFAHLFSGARLLQEANRNMPLEGDASFKSLQQSYSSGIELAGKTLGIIGLNAAGEKVAQKALALGMNVLYADSTVPSLKAEFVLPNGIHFPVNLESTDMHRLLHDSHFITIHTKHYQKYILDKEAFSHAHNLIGVINCAYAEAVNEVDLVDLINAETILFAGIDRFEEEPHPAIQVLMQPAFSLSPNINGATDESKMLIWDEIFEKIQIMRK, from the coding sequence ATGAGAATATTAGCTAATGATGGTATCCCAGAGGAAGTAAAGATTGACTTAGAGGGATTAGGTTTTGAAGTAAAGGAAGTAAGGGTAGCTCACGAGCAATTAGTGAATTACACCAGTAAAAATGAGATAGAAATACTTCTGTTACAGCAAGGGACGTTACTTAATAAGGCGATGATCGATGAGTTGTCTTTCTTAAAGGCTATAGTTTTTGCGGGTACACAGATAGATCTAGATATAATAGATTACATCAAAGGATGTGGGATTAAAGTAATTTGGGCAGAAGAGGCCTTGTCTAATGCTACAGCGGAGTTGGTGTTCGCACATTTATTCTCAGGAGCTAGATTATTACAAGAGGCAAATAGAAATATGCCTTTAGAGGGTGATGCTAGTTTTAAATCACTACAACAGTCGTATAGTAGTGGGATCGAGTTAGCAGGTAAAACTCTTGGTATTATTGGTCTGAATGCAGCAGGAGAAAAGGTAGCACAGAAAGCATTAGCTTTAGGAATGAATGTACTGTATGCTGATAGTACAGTGCCTAGTCTAAAAGCGGAGTTTGTATTGCCTAATGGTATACACTTCCCTGTAAATCTAGAATCTACTGATATGCATAGATTGCTACATGATTCGCATTTTATCACTATTCATACTAAGCATTATCAGAAATATATCTTAGATAAAGAGGCTTTTAGTCATGCTCATAACTTGATCGGAGTGATTAATTGTGCGTATGCAGAGGCAGTAAATGAAGTGGATTTAGTAGACCTTATTAACGCTGAAACTATCTTGTTTGCTGGGATAGATCGCTTTGAAGAAGAGCCTCATCCTGCAATACAAGTACTGATGCAACCTGCGTTCTCTTTATCTCCTAATATCAATGGAGCGACAGATGAAAGCAAAATGTTAATCTGGGACGAAATATTTGAGAAAATTCAAATAATGCGAAAATAA
- the serC gene encoding 3-phosphoserine/phosphohydroxythreonine transaminase — protein MIQVHNFCAGPCLLPDEVYKGAAEAVLDFNGSGLSLLSISHRSKEFIAVLEEAQHLALSLLGLEGKGYSALFLQGGASMEFLRVPYNLMKSKAGYINTGNWSSKAMAQATAFGVVNVLASSEDRNYSYIPQQIEIPLGLDYVHYTSNNTIYGTQWHDIPQADCPIVCDMSSDIYSRVYDCEQIDLIYAGAQKNIGPAGLSVVLVRDDILGKSGRSIPQMMDYAEHVDKGSLYHTANVFGIYTCLLNLRWLRNLGGVQAIEKINNQKATTLYSAIDALDYVVGLADVEYRSKMNVTFDFKEERMKEIFDSLCKEASILNIKGHRVAGGYRASLYNALKQQSVDALVEVLHTMKTKI, from the coding sequence ATGATTCAAGTACATAATTTCTGTGCGGGTCCTTGTTTATTGCCAGATGAGGTTTATAAAGGAGCAGCAGAAGCTGTTTTGGATTTTAATGGGAGTGGACTTTCGCTATTGTCTATCTCACATCGCAGTAAGGAGTTTATAGCGGTGTTAGAAGAAGCACAGCATTTGGCTCTTTCTCTGTTGGGATTAGAGGGGAAGGGATATTCAGCTCTATTCTTACAAGGAGGGGCAAGTATGGAATTCTTACGTGTACCTTATAATCTGATGAAATCTAAAGCGGGGTATATCAACACAGGTAATTGGTCTTCTAAGGCGATGGCTCAGGCTACAGCTTTCGGAGTGGTTAATGTATTAGCATCATCTGAGGATCGCAACTATAGTTATATTCCTCAGCAGATAGAAATACCTTTAGGTTTAGATTATGTACACTATACATCTAATAATACAATTTATGGTACACAGTGGCATGATATACCTCAGGCTGACTGTCCTATAGTATGTGATATGAGTTCGGATATCTACTCGAGAGTTTATGACTGTGAGCAGATTGATTTGATTTATGCAGGAGCACAGAAGAACATAGGTCCTGCGGGATTAAGTGTTGTATTGGTTAGAGATGATATTTTAGGCAAGTCTGGTCGTAGCATTCCTCAAATGATGGATTATGCAGAGCATGTAGATAAAGGTAGTCTCTATCATACAGCTAACGTCTTTGGTATTTATACTTGTTTATTAAATCTAAGATGGTTACGTAATCTAGGTGGCGTACAAGCTATAGAGAAGATAAATAATCAGAAGGCGACCACCTTATATAGTGCTATTGATGCGTTAGATTATGTAGTGGGATTAGCAGATGTGGAGTACCGATCTAAGATGAATGTCACTTTTGATTTTAAAGAAGAACGTATGAAAGAGATATTCGACAGCTTATGTAAGGAGGCGAGTATCTTAAATATAAAAGGGCATAGAGTGGCTGGTGGATATAGAGCCTCACTTTATAATGCCTTAAAACAACAAAGTGTGGATGCGCTAGTAGAAGTACTTCACACAATGAAAACAAAGATTTAA